TCGGTGCTCCTGGCCGTCTTCCTCGCAGGCCGGTTGAGGGGAGGCGACGACTCATGAGAACCAGCGACACATCAGGGATGAGGACAAGCACCGGCGCCCGCGCAGGCCAATACGTGGCCCTGCTCGCGTATCTCGTCTTCCTGGCCTTCCCCCTCCTCTGGCTGATCTCCACCGCGTTCAAGTCCCCGCAGGAGCTGGGCAGTCTGCACCCCACCTGGATCCCGAGGCACCCCACCCTCGCCAACTTCCGCCAGGCCTTCGACGAACAGCCGCTGTTGCACGCCGCGTTGAACTCCCTGCTCGCCGCGCTCGGGGCCGCGCTGATCGCCGTGGTGATCGCGACACCGATGGCGTGGGTCATGGCCCGGCGCCGCACACTGCTCGCGCGAGCAGCGACCGGTTGGGTCGTGGTCAGCCAGGCGTTCCCGTTCGTGCTGGTGATCATCCCGCTGTTCCTGGTGCTGAAGAACCTGCGGCTGATCGACTCCCTGGCCGGGCTGGTGCTCGTCTACGTCGTATGGTCGCTGCCGTTCGCGCTGTGGATGCTGGTCGGCTATGTCCGGGCGGTACCACCGGAGTTGGAGGAAGCGGCGGCGGTCGACGGCGCCGGAAGGCTCCGCACGCTGGTGTCGGTGACGGCACCCCTGCTCGCACCCGGGATCGTGGCGACGGCGCTCTTCGCTTTCGTCACGGCGTGGAACGAGTTCTTCTTCGCGCTGGTCCTGCTCAAGACCCCCGAGAAACAGACCCTCCCGGTCGTCCTCACCCACTTCATCGGCGCGGAGGGCGTGGCGGACCTCGGCCCGCTGGCCGCAGCCGCGTTCCTCGCGACCCTCCCCTCCCTCATCGTCTTCGCGCTGATCCAACGCCGTATCACCGGCGGCATGTTGACCGGGGCGGTGAAGAGCTGATGCGAGCGCGCTGGATCCTCGCCCTGGTCCTGACTCTGCTCCTCGCCGGCTGCACAGGCGGCGGAAGCAACTCCGCGAACGGCCGGATCACCCTCCGCTTCCAGTCCCTGGCCTGGCAGGACGAGTCCGTCACCGCCAACAAGGAACTGGTGAAGGAGTGGAACGCCACCCATCCCGACGTCAAGGTCGAGTACGTGCAGGGCAGTTGGGACAGCGTCCACGACCAGCTCCTCACCTCCTTCGAGGGCGGCGAGGCCCCGGACATCATCCACGACGCCTCCGACGACCTCGCGGACTTCGCCTACGGCGGCTACCTCGCCGACCTCCGGGACCTGCTCCCCGCTCGTCTCAAGTCAGAGATCCCGCAACGGAGTTGGGCTACGACGACCTTCGGGAACGGCATCTACGGCGTGCCGTTCCTCCAGGAACCGCGCGTACTCATCGCCAACGCCACCTGGCTGAAGAAGGCGGACGTACGCATCCCGACCCCCGAACACCCCTGGACCTGGCCCGAGTTCAGGGCCATCACCCGACGCCTGAGCGGCAACGGCAAGTACGGAGTGGCCTGGCCGCTCAAGGAGCCGGTGTCAGCCACGCTCAACCTGTCGCTGTCGGCGGGCGGCGAGCTGTTCCACCGGGGCACGGACGGCAAGGTGACCGTCCGCTTCGACAAGGCCGACCAGGTCGTCCCCCGCACGGTCCACGACCAGGTGGACGTGGACCACAGCGCCTCACCCACGACCCTCGGCAGCGGCGGCTCGGACACGCTCCCCGGGTTCTTCGGCGGCAAGTACGCGATGATCCCGCTCGGTTTCTCCTACCGCCAGCAGATCGTGCAGCAGGCCCCCAAGGGCTTCGACTGGCAGGTCCTGCCCGCCCCGGCAGGCGCCGACGGCCTCACCCAGGGCGTCAGCCCACAGACCCTGTCCATCGCCGAGGACAGCCCCCACAAGAAGCAGGCCGCCGAGTTCATCGCCTTCCTCCTCCAGCCCAAGAACATGGTCCGCCTGGCCCTCGGCGACTGGATGCTCCCCACCGGAACCCAGGCCCTGAAGGACCCGGCTCTGCACACCACCAAGGACGACTGGGCAACCGGCACGGCACTCGCCACCGACCTCGCCTCAGCCCCCGCCCAGTCGGTACGCGGCTACCCGGAGTGGAAGGACAAGGTGGCGACCCCGGCCTTCCAGGAGTACTACAGCGGAGCAATCACCCTCGCCGAACTACGCCAACGCCTGGAGAAAGACGGCAACTTGGTCCTGGCGAGATACCAACGCTGACGAGGGCTTTCAGGGGCGCGGGGAACTGCGCGACCAGCCACAGCGCACCCGCACCCGCCAGACAACCGCACTCCCCTCCCCAGAGGGCGCTCCCCTCCGCGAAAACCCCGTTGCCCCACCCCAACCCCGCCACCTACCGTGATCCCATGTCCGCCGCGAACGCGATCGTGAACTCCGGTCTCAACCGGAGCTGCCCGCATGCGATCCGCATCCGCCGCAGCCCCGGTGCCCTGACCGGCCCGGGCGCGCACGCCCACTGACTCTTCTCCACTTCCCCTTGTTCTTCCGGTCGGGGCCTTCGTCTGCCCGTATGCCCTTCACGGAAGACAAGGACCGCAGGCCATGGCCCGCCCCACCCCCGTTTCCCGCGCGCTCTCGCAGAACTTCCTGGCCGACCACGCCACCGCCGAATACGTAGCCCGCCTGGCCGTCCCGCACGGCCACCAGGTCCCGCTCCTCCTCGAAGTGGGCGCAGGAAAAGGCGCGTTGACCGCGAAACTCGCCCCCCACTGCCACGAACTCCACGCCCACGAGATCGACCCCCGCCTCGTGCCGAAACTCCGCACCCGCTTCGGCACCACACCCCAAGTACGGGTGATCGCCGGTGACTTCATGGACACCCGCCCCCCACGCACCCCCTTCGCGGTCGCCGGAAACGTCCCCTTCTCCCGCACCGCAGACATCGTCGACTGGTGCCTGCGCGCCCCCGCCCTCACCGACGCCACCCTGCTCACCCAACTCGAGTACGCCCGCAAACGCACCGGGGACTACGGCAGTTGGACCCTGCTGACGGTCCGCAGCTGGCCCCGCTACGAGTGGCGGCTGGTCGGCCGGGTCGACCGGCGCCGGTTCAGCCCCGTGCCGCGCGTCGACGCCGGGATCGTACGGATCGAACGGCGCCGAGAGCCGCTGCTCGAACCGGCCGAGCTGCCCGCTTGGCGGCACCTGGTCGAGCTGGGCTTCTCCGGAGTGGGCGGCTCGCTGCACGCCTCGCTGCGCCGGGCCCACCCGAGGCGCCGCGTGGGCGCCGCGTTCCGCGCCGCGAGGCTCGACCCACGCGTCCTTGTCGGCGAGGTGTCTCCGGATCACTGGCTGCGCCTGCACGGGGAACTCACGTCGTAGAAGAGCTGCCGTAGGACACGGGTGAGGGCCTGCTGGTTCCCCCGGGATACCAACAGGCCCTCGATCATGGGGAGTTACCCGCGCGGACTCACACCCGCAGGGGCTCGCCCTCGCCCGTCACCGTGGGCGTTGGCGCGACCTCCTCAGGGGACTCGTCGTGCGTGAGGTCGGGCAGGCGGTGGAGCCACTTCGGGAAGTACCAGTTGCGCTCGCCGAGCAGGGCCATCACCGCGGGGAGCAGGACGCCCCGGATGACCGTGGCGTCGATGAGGACCGCTGCCGCGAGGCCCACGCCCATCTGCTTCATGGACTGCATGGACAGCGTGCCGAAGATCGCGAAGACGGCGACCATGATGACGGCGGCGCTGGTGACGACGCCGGCCGTGGTGACCACGCCGTGCTGGATCGCGTCCTGGGTCGAACGGCCGCGCAGCCGCGCCTCGCGGATCCGGGAGACGACGAACACGTGGTAGTCCATCGACAGGCCGAACAGGATGACGAAGAGGAACAGCGGCAGCCAGGTGACGATCGCGCCGACCCCCTCCGCGCCCACCAGTGAGGCGCCCCAGCCGTGTTGGAAGACGGCGACGAGGATGCCGTAGGCGGCGCCCACGGAAAGGAGGTTGAGGACGATCGAGGTGATCGCGACCGTCAGTGAGCGGAACGAGAGCAGCATCAGCAGGAAGGCGAAGACCACGACGAACGCGAAGACCGGGACGACCGATCCGAGGAGCTGGTCGTTGAAGTCCTTCGATCCCGCGACGTTTCCGGTGATCGGTGCCTGGACGCCGTCGACCTTGCCGAGGGTGGCGGGCCGTACCTCGTCGCGCAGTTTCTCCAGGCTCTTCGCGGCCTTGTCCTGGTCGGAGCCGCCGACGAGCGGGACGTAGACGAAGGCGACGTTCTGCGCGTCGTGCAGCTTGATGTCGACCGGGCCGCGCGAGGCACCCGAACTGACCGCCCGCGCCTTGAAGTCGGCCAACGCCTGCTTGACCTCAGGGGAGTTGATGTCCTTCGCCTTGACGACCACCTCGGCCGGGTCGGAGCCGCCGGGGAAGGCGTCGTTGACGCGGTTGTAAGTCCCCACGATCGGGAGGGAGTTGCCGAACTCCTGGTCCAGGGTGAGGTTCTCGGTCTTCATGCCGACCGCGGGAGCGGCGATCGCGAGCAGCGCGCCGGCCGCGACGAGCACGGAGACGAGGGGCTTGGCGAGCACACCCTTGAGGACGGCGGTCCAGAACCGGCTCTCGCCGTTGCCCCGGCGGCCGCGCCGGCGCAGGAACGGGATGCGGCCCTTCTCGACCCGCTCGCCCAACAGCGAGAGCAGCGCGGGCAGTACGGTCACCGAGCCGACCATGGCGACCGCGACGACCATCAGCGAGGCCAGGCCCATCGCCTCGAACTCGGCGAGCCCGGTGAACAGCATGCCCGCCATCGCCACACACACCGTGACACCGGAGACGATGATGGCGCGGCCACTGGTCGCGGCGGCGATCCGGAGCGCGGCCCCGGCGTCCCGGCCGGCTTCGCGCTCCTCGCGTTCGCGGCGCAGATAGAACAGGCAGTAGTCGACACCGACGGCCAACCCCACCAGCAGCATGACCGAGTTGGCGGTGTCGCTCATCGGCTGGATGTGGCTGACGAGACCCATCAGGCCCATCGTCGCGATGATCGCGGTGAGGGCCAGCGCCACCGGCAGCAGCGCCGCCACCAGCGCGCCGAAGGCGATCAGCAGGATGCCGAAGGCGACCGGTACGGCGGAGTACTCGGCCTTCTTGAAGTCGTTGCCGAACGCGTCGGAGTACTGCTTCGCCATGCTCGCGCCGCCGATCTCCTCGATCCGCAGCGAGCCATGGTCCTTCTGCACCCCGGCGACGGCCTTCAGCACCGGCTCCACCCGGTCGCCAGCGGTGTCCGCGTCGCCGCGCATGTCGAACTGGACGAGCGCGCTCCGGCCGTCCTTCGAGATCGTCTTCGTGTCGTACGGCGAGGTCACGTCCGCGACCCGGCCGGTCCCCTCGACGGCCTTGACGACCGCGGTGACCGTGGAGCGGAACTCGCTGTCGGCGGACGTGACCGACGCGTCCTTCGACTGGATCAGGATGGTCTCACCGGCCGGTTCCTTGATCCCGGCGTCGTCGATGATCGTGGCGGCGGTGTGCGTCTCGCCCTTCAGCTGGTCGCTCTCGTCGACGTCGACACGGCCCGCGGCCGAACCGATCCCCATCGCCAGCACCACGAACAGCACCCAGATGCCGACCGCGGCCCAGCGGTGCCGGGCGCTCCAGCCGCCGGCCCGGGCGGCGAGCCCCCGTACCCGCGAATCTCCGTTCCCCATGACGGGCTTGCCCCCTTGTGCACGGTGACAGCCCCCTGCCGCCACCTCATGGTTCGAAGGTATGTGCGGGATAAGAGCGTCTCCTCGTGCTGACCGGTGAGGTATTGGCCGACCGGCTCCTCCGCACGGACAGCGAGCCCTCAGTACTGGGGAGGACGGCGGCCCCCTACATCTATCGGTGCGGCTCGGGGGTGGTGATCAGGGTGTCCGATGCGTCGGGCGGGGTCCGCTTTGTTATTACGAAACCTTGTTGAACAAGTCACAGGTGGAGGTAGGTGTGCCTGTAGGTGTTGATCCGGAGCCGCCTCATCCGCCAGAGTTTCCGCACACCCGCACCTCACAGGGAGCGGACACCCGCACACCACATGGAGCGGCCGTCGTGCCCACCCCCACGGGGCACGAAGGCCGCTCTATGGTGTGCGGATGACGACGACGTATGCGGCGCTCCTGCGCGGAATCAACGTGGGCGGCAACAAGAAGCTCCCGATGGCAGAGCTGCGCACGCTCCTCGAAGGCCTCGGGCACGACGACGTCCGCACCTATCTGCAGAGCGGCCAGGCCGTGTTCGCGAGCGGCCACGGCGACGGGGAGTCCCTCGCGGCGGAGCTCGCGCAGGCGATCGAGAAGCGGTTCGGTTTCACGGTCGACGTCATCGTCCGCGACCACGCCTACCTCAAGGCGATCGCCGACAACTGCCCTTTCCCGGCAGCCGAGTTGGAGGGCAAGCAACTTCACGTCACGTACTGCTCGGCGCCGGTCGCCGAGGACCGCTTCGCGGAGATCGACCAACCCGCGTACCTCCCCGAGGAGTTCCGCCTCGGGGACCGCGCCCTGTACCTCTACGCTCCCGACGGCCTCGGCCGCTCCAAGCTCGCGGCGGAACTCTCCCGGCCGCGGCTGAACAAGGGCCTGATCGCGACGTCCCGCAACTGGAACACGGTCCTCAAACTCGTGGAGCTGACGGGTAGTTGAGGGCGATCCCGGCGAGGCGCCGGCGACCGGCCCCGTGGAGAGTTCACGAGATTGTCAATGGCGGCTACACGCGGCTGTGCGAGGCTCCTGGGTATGCGCTACATCATCATCGGAGCAGGGGCGGTCGGCGGGGCCATCGGTGGCCGGCTGGCCGGGGCGGGGTGCGAGGTCGTGCTGGTCGCGCGGGGTGCGCAGCGGGCGGCGCTGGCCGGGCACGGGCTGCGGCTCAAGGTGCCGGACGGGGAGTCGACGTATCGGCTGCCGGTCGTCGAAGACCCCGCCGAACTGGGCGAGTTGAGGACCGACGACGTGCTCGTGCTCGCCGTCAAGACGCAGGACAGCGAGGCCGCGCTCGCGCTCTGGGGCCTGGCACCGGTCACCGGCGGCGGCACGGCCGCCGAGCGGCTGCCGATCCTCTGCGCGCAGAACGGCGTGGAGAGCCAGCGGCTGGCACTGCGCCGCTTCCGGCGGGTCTACGGCGTCTGCGTCTGGTTGCCCGCGACCTTCGTCGAACCGGGTGTGGTCGCCGCCGAGGGCACCCCGCTCACCGGCATCCTGCACCTCGGCCGCTATCCGCACGGCACGGACGAGACCGCCCGGCTGATCGCCGCGGACCTGGAGAAGTCGCGGTTCGAGGCGCCGGTCGTGCCGGACGTGACGCGCTGGCAGTACGCCAAGCTGCTCAGCAATCTCGGCAACGCGATCGAGGCGGTCGCCGAGGTGCGCGACACCGAGGACCACCTGGCGTTCTACCGGCGGGTGCGGGCCGAGGGCGCGGCCGTGCTCGACGCGGCCGGTATCGCGTACGCGGGCGCAGAGGAGGAGAAGGAGGCGCGCGGCGACAAGATCCAGCTCGTGGAGATCGACGGCGCGCCGCGCGGTGGCGGTTCCTCCTGGCAGTCGCTGAACCGGGGCACCGGCACCATCGAGGCCGACTACCTCAACGGTGAGATCGCGCTGCTGGGGCGGCTGCACGGCGTACCGACCCCCCTCAACGACCTGCTGCAACGGCTCGCGAACACCTTCGCGCGCGAGCGCAGGACGCCTGGTTCGCTGCCGTTCGACGAGCTGATCCGTCTCGCCGACGACGCTGTCGCGTTTGTTCAAGAGTCCTGACGGCGCCCTCCCTAGCGTGGAGGGCATGAGCAACCACGACCTGAGCAACCACGACCTGCACCCGTACATGATCGAATGCGCCGCCGAGGCCGCCCGTGTCGCGCGCGGTGTCCGTGCGACCCAGCTCGACGACCCCACGCACTGCCCCGACTGGGATGTCCGCGCGATGGTCAACCACTGGGTTCTCTACACATCGCACGGCCTGGAACACCGTGCCCTGCGCACACAGCTCCCGGAGGAGCTGACCGCGCGCGACTTCACCGCCGACCCGGACTGGGCGGCCGCGTACGCCGCCCAGCTGGACCGGGCCGTCGCCGCCCGGGCCGACCCGGCGGTGTGGGAGGGCGAGGTCGACCTCGGGATGGCGAAGATGCCGGCCGACGAGATCGCCTCGATGATCATCAAGGAGCTGGCGGTCCACGGCTGGGACGTCGCCACGGCCACCGGCCAGCAGTACACCGTCTCGGACGGCGCGGCCGGCCTGGTCCTGGCCGTGGTCGAGAAGCACGGCGACCTCTACCGCCAGTACGACGGCTTCGCCGACCCGGTCCCCGTACCGGCCGACGCCCCCGTCTTCGAACGCGCCCTCGCGTCCAGCGGGCGCAACCCGAGGCAGCGGGTCACGACCGAAGTGGACCAGTGAGAGAGTGCCGTATTGGGCCGGGCGATCGGTCTGATCGGTGGCTACCGTTGTCCGTATGAGTCACGACAACCCGGTCCGCGTCGACTTCTACTTCGACCCCGCCTGCCCCTTCGCGTGGATCACCTCCCGCTGGCTGCTGGAGGTCGAGCGCGAGCGCCCGCTCGACCTCCACTTCCACGCGATGAGCCTCTACTTCCACAACACGGGCAACGAACTCCCCGACTGGTACCGGGAGTTGGTCGACAAGTCCATCGGCCCGGTCCGCGTCGCCGTGGCCG
The nucleotide sequence above comes from Streptomyces sp. N50. Encoded proteins:
- a CDS encoding carbohydrate ABC transporter permease; the encoded protein is MRTSTGARAGQYVALLAYLVFLAFPLLWLISTAFKSPQELGSLHPTWIPRHPTLANFRQAFDEQPLLHAALNSLLAALGAALIAVVIATPMAWVMARRRTLLARAATGWVVVSQAFPFVLVIIPLFLVLKNLRLIDSLAGLVLVYVVWSLPFALWMLVGYVRAVPPELEEAAAVDGAGRLRTLVSVTAPLLAPGIVATALFAFVTAWNEFFFALVLLKTPEKQTLPVVLTHFIGAEGVADLGPLAAAAFLATLPSLIVFALIQRRITGGMLTGAVKS
- a CDS encoding sugar ABC transporter substrate-binding protein; protein product: MRARWILALVLTLLLAGCTGGGSNSANGRITLRFQSLAWQDESVTANKELVKEWNATHPDVKVEYVQGSWDSVHDQLLTSFEGGEAPDIIHDASDDLADFAYGGYLADLRDLLPARLKSEIPQRSWATTTFGNGIYGVPFLQEPRVLIANATWLKKADVRIPTPEHPWTWPEFRAITRRLSGNGKYGVAWPLKEPVSATLNLSLSAGGELFHRGTDGKVTVRFDKADQVVPRTVHDQVDVDHSASPTTLGSGGSDTLPGFFGGKYAMIPLGFSYRQQIVQQAPKGFDWQVLPAPAGADGLTQGVSPQTLSIAEDSPHKKQAAEFIAFLLQPKNMVRLALGDWMLPTGTQALKDPALHTTKDDWATGTALATDLASAPAQSVRGYPEWKDKVATPAFQEYYSGAITLAELRQRLEKDGNLVLARYQR
- the erm gene encoding ErmE/ErmH/ErmO/ErmR family 23S rRNA (adenine(2058)-N(6))-methyltransferase, which codes for MARPTPVSRALSQNFLADHATAEYVARLAVPHGHQVPLLLEVGAGKGALTAKLAPHCHELHAHEIDPRLVPKLRTRFGTTPQVRVIAGDFMDTRPPRTPFAVAGNVPFSRTADIVDWCLRAPALTDATLLTQLEYARKRTGDYGSWTLLTVRSWPRYEWRLVGRVDRRRFSPVPRVDAGIVRIERRREPLLEPAELPAWRHLVELGFSGVGGSLHASLRRAHPRRRVGAAFRAARLDPRVLVGEVSPDHWLRLHGELTS
- a CDS encoding MMPL family transporter; the encoded protein is MGNGDSRVRGLAARAGGWSARHRWAAVGIWVLFVVLAMGIGSAAGRVDVDESDQLKGETHTAATIIDDAGIKEPAGETILIQSKDASVTSADSEFRSTVTAVVKAVEGTGRVADVTSPYDTKTISKDGRSALVQFDMRGDADTAGDRVEPVLKAVAGVQKDHGSLRIEEIGGASMAKQYSDAFGNDFKKAEYSAVPVAFGILLIAFGALVAALLPVALALTAIIATMGLMGLVSHIQPMSDTANSVMLLVGLAVGVDYCLFYLRREREEREAGRDAGAALRIAAATSGRAIIVSGVTVCVAMAGMLFTGLAEFEAMGLASLMVVAVAMVGSVTVLPALLSLLGERVEKGRIPFLRRRGRRGNGESRFWTAVLKGVLAKPLVSVLVAAGALLAIAAPAVGMKTENLTLDQEFGNSLPIVGTYNRVNDAFPGGSDPAEVVVKAKDINSPEVKQALADFKARAVSSGASRGPVDIKLHDAQNVAFVYVPLVGGSDQDKAAKSLEKLRDEVRPATLGKVDGVQAPITGNVAGSKDFNDQLLGSVVPVFAFVVVFAFLLMLLSFRSLTVAITSIVLNLLSVGAAYGILVAVFQHGWGASLVGAEGVGAIVTWLPLFLFVILFGLSMDYHVFVVSRIREARLRGRSTQDAIQHGVVTTAGVVTSAAVIMVAVFAIFGTLSMQSMKQMGVGLAAAVLIDATVIRGVLLPAVMALLGERNWYFPKWLHRLPDLTHDESPEEVAPTPTVTGEGEPLRV
- a CDS encoding DUF1697 domain-containing protein; translated protein: MTTTYAALLRGINVGGNKKLPMAELRTLLEGLGHDDVRTYLQSGQAVFASGHGDGESLAAELAQAIEKRFGFTVDVIVRDHAYLKAIADNCPFPAAELEGKQLHVTYCSAPVAEDRFAEIDQPAYLPEEFRLGDRALYLYAPDGLGRSKLAAELSRPRLNKGLIATSRNWNTVLKLVELTGS
- a CDS encoding ketopantoate reductase family protein gives rise to the protein MRYIIIGAGAVGGAIGGRLAGAGCEVVLVARGAQRAALAGHGLRLKVPDGESTYRLPVVEDPAELGELRTDDVLVLAVKTQDSEAALALWGLAPVTGGGTAAERLPILCAQNGVESQRLALRRFRRVYGVCVWLPATFVEPGVVAAEGTPLTGILHLGRYPHGTDETARLIAADLEKSRFEAPVVPDVTRWQYAKLLSNLGNAIEAVAEVRDTEDHLAFYRRVRAEGAAVLDAAGIAYAGAEEEKEARGDKIQLVEIDGAPRGGGSSWQSLNRGTGTIEADYLNGEIALLGRLHGVPTPLNDLLQRLANTFARERRTPGSLPFDELIRLADDAVAFVQES
- a CDS encoding TIGR03086 family metal-binding protein; the protein is MSNHDLSNHDLHPYMIECAAEAARVARGVRATQLDDPTHCPDWDVRAMVNHWVLYTSHGLEHRALRTQLPEELTARDFTADPDWAAAYAAQLDRAVAARADPAVWEGEVDLGMAKMPADEIASMIIKELAVHGWDVATATGQQYTVSDGAAGLVLAVVEKHGDLYRQYDGFADPVPVPADAPVFERALASSGRNPRQRVTTEVDQ